The Deltaproteobacteria bacterium genome has a segment encoding these proteins:
- a CDS encoding FAD-dependent oxidoreductase: MVHDVAVVGGGPAGATAALFTAKAGKKTLLIDADKGMTRRAMVYNFYGVPEIRGPDLVDTGHRQAAHFGAELIKGAVTDVKKTEDGFRLVTEQGDFHARYVILATGATADLATKIGLESRPATEPRIKTVLVVDPAGRTNVPGIWAAGTVAGVSVHVAVTAGDGARVAINVISEINGVRWVDHDVLKP, encoded by the coding sequence ATGGTCCATGACGTCGCCGTCGTCGGAGGGGGCCCCGCGGGAGCGACCGCTGCACTGTTCACTGCCAAGGCGGGGAAGAAGACGCTTCTCATCGATGCCGACAAGGGAATGACCCGCCGCGCGATGGTCTACAACTTCTATGGCGTGCCGGAGATTCGAGGCCCCGATCTGGTGGACACCGGGCATCGGCAGGCGGCGCATTTCGGCGCCGAGCTGATCAAGGGGGCCGTGACCGACGTGAAAAAGACGGAAGACGGCTTCAGGCTGGTGACCGAGCAGGGCGACTTCCATGCCCGGTACGTAATCCTCGCCACCGGCGCCACGGCCGATCTGGCCACAAAGATCGGCCTCGAGAGCAGACCTGCGACCGAGCCGCGCATCAAGACCGTCCTGGTTGTCGACCCCGCGGGGCGGACGAACGTCCCGGGGATCTGGGCGGCAGGAACCGTGGCCGGGGTGAGCGTTCATGTGGCCGTGACGGCCGGCGACGGCGCCCGGGTGGCCATCAATGTGATCAGCGAGATCAACGGCGTCCGTTGGGTCGATCACGATGTACTGAAGCCCTGA